A genomic region of Pseudomonas abietaniphila contains the following coding sequences:
- a CDS encoding ribbon-helix-helix domain-containing protein, translating into MCELYVKADPILYESRSRSLRICGVVTTLRLENQFWDILAEIAGHDGITTNQLISKLYEEVMDYRGEVINFASFLRVSCMRYLSQHRAFAPPLSLVRGGGALAEASPLSG; encoded by the coding sequence ATGTGCGAACTTTACGTAAAGGCCGACCCCATTCTGTACGAATCCCGCTCACGCTCACTGCGCATTTGCGGCGTCGTCACGACCCTGCGCCTGGAAAACCAGTTCTGGGACATCCTCGCCGAAATCGCGGGTCACGACGGCATCACCACCAACCAACTGATCAGCAAACTGTACGAAGAGGTCATGGATTACCGGGGCGAAGTGATCAATTTCGCCTCGTTCCTGCGGGTCAGTTGTATGCGTTATTTAAGCCAGCACCGAGCCTTTGCGCCGCCCTTGAGTCTGGTGCGGGGCGGTGGTGCGTTGGCGGAAGCGTCGCCTCTGAGTGGTTGA
- a CDS encoding DJ-1/PfpI family protein — protein sequence MAAKKILMLVGDYVEDYEVMVPFQALQMVGHTVHAVCPGKKKGDVIRTAIHDFEGDQTYSEKRGHNFGLNFDFDSVKSADYDALLVPGGRSPEYLRLNERVLELVREFGRDDKPIAAVCHGPQLLAETGVLKGKSVSAYPACAPEVRLAGGEYVEIGMDEAHTDGKLVTGPAWPAHPAWLAAFLKVLGTQIIL from the coding sequence ATGGCTGCCAAGAAAATTCTCATGCTGGTCGGCGATTACGTCGAAGACTACGAAGTGATGGTGCCCTTCCAGGCGCTGCAGATGGTCGGGCACACCGTGCATGCTGTCTGCCCGGGCAAAAAGAAGGGCGATGTGATTCGCACGGCCATTCATGATTTCGAAGGTGATCAGACCTACAGCGAAAAGCGCGGCCATAATTTCGGCCTGAATTTCGATTTCGACAGCGTGAAGTCCGCCGACTACGACGCCTTGTTGGTGCCCGGTGGCCGCTCACCTGAGTACCTGCGCCTCAACGAGAGGGTGCTGGAACTGGTGCGCGAATTCGGTCGCGATGACAAGCCGATTGCCGCTGTCTGCCACGGTCCGCAACTGTTGGCTGAAACCGGCGTGCTCAAGGGCAAATCGGTGAGCGCCTACCCCGCCTGTGCGCCCGAGGTTCGGTTGGCAGGCGGCGAGTACGTCGAGATCGGCATGGACGAAGCGCACACCGATGGCAAACTGGTCACCGGTCCTGCATGGCCCGCGCATCCGGCCTGGTTGGCGGCGTTCCTCAAGGTCCTCGGCACGCAGATCATTCTTTGA